One Vespa crabro chromosome 1, iyVesCrab1.2, whole genome shotgun sequence genomic region harbors:
- the LOC124428125 gene encoding mucin-2-like has protein sequence MRGILILLLCLTVASLVMGNEYVFGKRQKDDFTITDRVIIKPRIPGKRAVVRAGAHTKEVISYIRVKDLYRFNSTAIIINGGVDLKNVLLLIAGNVGEGLLVRFEVRGVKKNTTEPTTTQSSTDSTIEPSEEPTSTPSTEEPSNSTTTEGPTSSPPTEEPSNSTTTTEGSTSSPPTEEPSNSTTTEGPTSSPPTEGPTSNPPTEGPTSSPPTEEPSNSTTTTEGPTSSPPTEEPSNSTTTTEGPTSSPPTEEPNNSTTTTEGPTGSPSTEEPNNSTTTTEGSTGSPSTEEPSNSTTTTEGSTNNPFTKRPTSSPPTEGPTSSPSTEEPTSSPPTEGPTSSPPTEGPTSSPPTEGPISNPPTEGPTTSESTEKPVDTISTEIPTTSTSTESPSISVSTEGSGSGTSSE, from the exons ATGCGTGGGATACTAATTCTTCTTTTGTGCCTTACCGTGGCCTCATTGGTTATGGGCAATGAGTACGTCTTTGGAAAGCGCCAAAAAGATGATTTTACAATTACCGACAGAGTTATTATAAag CCAAGAATACCCGGTAAAAGGGCAGTAGTCAGAGCTGGAGCTCATACAAAAGAAGTAATATCTTACATTCGAGTAAAAGATTTGTATAGATTCAATTCAacagctataataataaatggtgGAGTAGACTTAAAGAATGTACTTTTATTAATCGCTGGAAATGTGGGAGAGGGATTACTTGTACGATTCGAAGTTCGtggagtgaaaaaaaatacaacagAACCTACTACCACTCAATCAAGTACAGATAGTACCATTGAGCCGAGTGAAGAACCAACTAGCACTCCATCTACTGAAGAACCAAGTAATAGTACAACTACTGAAGGACCAACCAGCAGTCCACCTACCGAAGAACCAAGTAATAGTACTACAACTACTGAAGGATCAACTAGCAGTCCACCTACCGAAGAACCAAGTAATAGTACAACTACTGAAGGACCAACCAGCAGTCCACCTACCGAAGGACCAACCAGTAATCCACCTACCGAAGGACCAACTAGCAGTCCACCTACCGAAGAACCAAGTAACAGTACTACAACTACTGAAGGACCAACCAGCAGTCCACCTACCGAAGAACCAAGTAACAGTACTACAACTACTGAAGGACCAACTAGCAGTCCACCTACCGAAGAACCAAATAACAGTACTACAACTACTGAAGGACCAACCGGCAGTCCATCTACCGAAGAACCAAATAACAGTACTACAACTACTGAAGGATCAACCGGCAGTCCATCTACCGAAGAACCAAGTAACAGTACTACAACTACTGAAGGATCAACCAATAATCCATTTACCAAAAGACCAACCAGTAGTCCACCTACCGAAGGACCAACCAGTAGTCCATCTACCGAAGAACCAACCAGTAGTCCACCTACCGAAGGACCAACCAGTAGTCCACCTACCGAAGGACCAACCAGTAGTCCACCTACCGAAGGACCAATCAGTAATCCACCTACCGAAGGACCAACTACCAGTGAATCTACCGAAAAACCAGTTGACACTATATCTACTGAAATACCCACCACCAGTACGTCTACCGAATCACCAAGCATTAGTGTGTCTACCGAAGGATCAGGTAGCGGTACGTCCAGTGAATAA